From a region of the Cucumis sativus cultivar 9930 chromosome 6, Cucumber_9930_V3, whole genome shotgun sequence genome:
- the LOC101216158 gene encoding protein ACTIVITY OF BC1 COMPLEX KINASE 7, chloroplastic: MAATLASHSCYCRETKLNEGKGKQAYDLCFSRSISPHTFNKIEKSTWSPPSSQHFRLQNEMHQNTSPPRFNTMGRTVKMVPINEIVKKRTVSANKVENINGKKQVINGASIVKRSPSPPLVKGTNVADSKKLPPIEDLKVLPSDEGFSWANENYNSVQRSIDVWSFVISLRVRVFLETTKWTYAGAFSEDKQKKRRLKTASWLRERVLQLGPTFIKLGQLSSTRSDLFPREYVDELAKLQDKVPAFSPKKARAFIESELGVPIDTLFREFEDRPIAAASLGQVHRGILHNGERVVIKVQRPGLKKLFDIDLRNLKLIAEYFQNSETFGGPSRDWIGIYEECATILYQEIDYINEGKNADRFRRDFRNTKWVRVPLVFWDYTALKVLTLEYVPGVKINQLNVLDSRGFSRSRISSRAIEAYLIQILKTGFFHADPHPGNLAIDVDEAIIYYDFGMMGEIKSFTRERLLDLFYAVYEKDAKKVMQRLIDLEALQPTGDLSSVRRSIQFFLDNLLSQSPDQQQTLAAIGEDLFAIAQDQPFRFPSTFTFVLRAFSTLEGIGYTLDPDFSFVKIAAPYAQELLDLKQKERSGTQLVQEIRKQANDARTSTISMPYRVQKIEEFVQQLESGDLKLRVRVLESERAARKATILQMATMYTVMGGTLLNLGITLSAQGNQAVASGSFVGAGVFMTLVLRCMQRVKKLDKFEKMI; encoded by the exons ATGGCGGCAACATTGGCTTCCCACAGCTGTTATTGCCGTGAAACAAAGTTAAATGAGGGAAAAGGGAAACAAGCCTATGATCTGTGTTTTTCAAGATCAATTTCACCTCATACATTCAACAAGATTGAGAAGTCAACTTGGAGTCCTCCAAGTTCTCAACATTTCAGGCTTCAAAATGAAATGCATCAGAATACATCGCCCCCTAGGTTTAATACTATGGGAAGAACTGTTAAGATGGTACCTATAAATGAAATAGTGAAAAAGAGAACTGTATCTGCCAACAAAGTTGAGAACATAAATGGTAAAAAGCAAGTTATCAATGGGGCAAGTATAGTTAAGCGCAGCCCGTCTCCACCTTTGGTTAAGGGAACAAATGTTGCAGACTCAAAGAAGCTCCCACCGATTGAGGATCTTAAGGTTTTACCCTCAGATGAAGGTTTCAGTTGGgctaatgaaaattataactCTGTGCAAAGGAGCATTGATGTTTGGAGTTTCGTCATTTCCTTACGAGTTCGTGTTTTCTTAGAAACTACAAAATGGACATATGCTGGAGCATTTTCAGAAGATAAGCAG aaaaaaagaaggctAAAGACCGCATCTTGGTTGCGGGAGCGTGTTTTGCAGCTTGGCCCTACTTTTATTAAGCTTGGACAGCTCTCCTCAACTAGATCGGATCTGTTCCCTCGTGAGTATGTGGATGAGCTTGCTAAATTacag GATAAAGTCCCTGCTTTCTCTCCAAAGAAAGCAAGAGCATTCATTGAGAGTGAACTAGGCGTCCCCATTGATACATTGTTCAGAGAATTTGAGGACCGTCCAATTGCTGCTGCAAGTCTTGGTCAG GTCCATCGTGGCATACTGCATAACGGAGAAAGGGTGGTCATCAAAGTCCAAAGACCTGGTCTCAAGAAGCTTTTTGACATTGATCTAC GGAATTTGAAGTTGATTGCAGAGTATTTTCAAAACAGTGAAACTTTTGGTGGTCCTTCCAGAGATTGGATTGGTATATATGAAGAATGTGCTAC GATTTTGTATCAAGAAATTGACTACATAAATGAAGGCAAAAATGCTGATAGATTTCGCAGGGATTTTCGTAATACAAAGTGGGTCCGAGTACCT CTTGTCTTTTGGGACTACACTGCTTTGAAGGTGTTGACTTTAGAGTATGTACCAG GAGTTAAGATAAATCAGCTGAATGTTCTGGACTCACGTGGCTTTAGTCGCTCTCGAATTTCATCACGTGCCATTGAAGCATACTTAATTCAG ATCCTGAAGACTGGTTTCTTTCATGCTGATCCTCATCCGGGAAATCTTGCTATTGATGTGGACGAAGCAATCATATACTATGATTTTGGTATGATGGGGGAAATTAAATCCTTCACTAGAGAGCGGCTGCTTGACCTTTTCTATGCAGTTTATGAAAAAGATGCAAAAAAG GTTATGCAAAGGCTCATTGATCTTGAAGCACTTCAGCCCACAGGAGACCTGTCTTCG gtgaGGAGAtccattcaatttttcttggACAATCTGTTGAGCCAGTCACCAGACCAGCAGCAGACTCTGGCTGCAATTGGTGAG GATTTATTCGCAATAGCTCAAGATCAACCTTTTCGATTCCCCTCCACCTTTACTTTTGTCTTGAGGGCATTTTCTACCCTTGAAG GTATAGGCTACACACTTGACCCTGATTTCTCCTTCGTCAAGATTGCTGCACCATATGCACAG GAGCTTTTAGACTTGAAACAGAAGGAGCGAAGTGGAACACAACTTGTGCAGGAGATAAGAAAACAAGCTAATGAT GCTAGAACATCCACCATTTCCATGCCGTACAGAGTCCAAAAGATAGAGGAATTTGTACAACAGCTCGAGTCCGGGGACTTAAAGCTTCGAGTCCGAGTGCTCGAG TCTGAAAGAGCAGCAAGGAAAGCAACAATACTTCAGATGGCAACTATGTACACTGTGATGGGTGGTACCCTTTTGAACCTCGGAATCACCCTAAGCGCTCAAGGCAACCAAGCTGTTGCAAGTGGATCATTCGTTGGAGCAG GAGTTTTCATGACGCTAGTTCTTCGATGTATGCAAAGGGTTAAAAAGCTTGACAAATTTGAGAAGATGATCTAA